ATGCTGCCAAAGTTACACGATCAACATTGCGATCCTTATCCAATAATCTATGAAAGAATAATGCTGCTATGCCCACTTTCTTCTCACTACAAAGCTTCCTGATCAAGGTGTTAACCGTGCGCATCCAAAGTTTTTTCTCTAGTCTTTCCAACATAACCATGGCAATGGCAGAATCATCTTTTTTGCAATACTCGTAAGCAAGTGTTAACCGAGTTACTTCACATGGAGAGAGCCCCTTATCCATCATAGTCTCATATAACTGGCACGCCTCCTCCAACCTAGACTCTCTGCAAAGTCCACTGATCAATGTTCCGTATGTGATGCTATCTGGTACACAACTGTGGTCACTCATCTTGTTGAAAAACTTGAGCCCCAAGCTTAAGTTTCCGGCTCGGCAGTACCCACTTATCATGGATGTGTAAGTTTCCTTGGTTGGAACCAATCCAAGCCTTAAAGCTTCCTCAAAAAGGTTCTCACTctctttcatttcctttttcttgcAGAATGCTGCAATCAATGTGTTATATGAATGCATATCAGGCAGGAGGCCAACTTTAATCATCTTACCAAAAAAGGCCATAGCTAGCTCAGTATTAGCTTGCTTGCACTGCTCAGTAATGAGAATGGTATATGTAACTCTATCAGCTTGCAATCCATGCAGAAGGCCATTTCTAAGCAGTTCATAGGCCTCTTGAACCCTTCCCCTTTTACAGAGACCACAAATAATTgcattatatgtatatatattcggAGTAAAACCTTCTTTGTCCATTACACGCATCAATTCATATGCTCGGTCAAAACTTCCCATTTTGCAATGGCCATTAATAAGAGTGGTATATGTGTTGGTGTTAGGAACCAAACCTTGTTCTTTCATTCTGCTCAATAACATCTCTGACCGATTCAACTTCTCCTCACTGCAATAACCACAGATCATAGAAGTATATGTATGGACATTTGGCTTGTATTTATCACTCCTAACAAGCTTAAGGAACAACCTAAAAGCCTTCTCAGTCCATCCTTTCTTGCAAAGCCCATCGATCAAAGCAGTATGTACATACACATTAGGCTTCCATCCTTCCCTAACcatttcttccaattttccaAAGGCTTGCTTTATACTACCCTTCTCACACAACCCATTAATCAAACAAGAATAGTTAATCAGATTAGGCTTAAATCCCATCTTCACCATCTTATCAAAGTACCAGAGTGCTCGATTTGCAAAACCCTTGTCACAGAACAAACTGATAACCAATGTGCAAGTAGCATTATCAACAATGAACCCTCTTTCCAGCATTTCCTTCAACCACTTATCAACCTCTGAAACCCTCCCCATTCTACAATACCCAACTACCATCAATTTATAACTACAAAAATCCCCACACACACCTCTCTCAGACATTTCATCAAACACTTTCTCCAAATAATCAAGCAACCCCATTTCCAAACCAACCCCCAAGATACAATTAAAGGTTTCAGCATTTAGCTTCAAGCCATGATTTTGCATCTCAAAAACCATCCCAACAGCCTCCTTTAACCTCCCGATTTCAGAAAAATTTCTTACCAGACACTGCATTACTTCATTGGCTCTATCAAAGTTACCGTTTTTAATCAAAGAAGTGGCAGTTACAATGTAAAGCCTCATGAAACGTTTAAATATGTAGATATCAAGTGCCCAGTAAAAGAAACTTAGAGCAACCATGGAACCAGATTCATTTGCCAGAAAAGCAACGATTGAAATGGCTTGTTCATGGGTCAAAGAATAAGGATTGATGTTAAGGTTGAGCCTTGGAGGTGAAAATCTAGAGAAGGCTTGTTGCTGATACGATTCATAGACTTGAGAACAGATTGTTTTAACAAAGGATTGGGTTTCTGATGACGGGAATGGAGATTGGGCATCAATGGGATTTGTGCTAAAatggagataggattggttgaGAATGAAGAGGGGATTGGGTGATAATCTGGGTTTAATTCCATGCTGCCTGAGAATCATTAGGAAACACCAAAAGAGGGTGATTAggacaaagaaaatcaaaactgCAATTTACAATTCGACGCAGAAACGTTTTACTCGGTGCCAAATCAAAAGCGAAAGTGTATGATTCTATGAAGCCATTGAACTTGACaaagaaaacttattttaaaaaactcaaatcgaatttaaaatattggGCTTTGGTTATAATGAAATTTACAGGTTCCTTAATTTGGGCTTCACTTCGTAATTTGTCAGatccaaaaaatatttattctgaCTCTGATTATCTGGTGGCTGAAATcaccatatatattttttaaagttattgtACATCTacagttacaaaataataaatatatattattataaaatcaaataaatacaaaatatagtcaataaagaattgagaaaattttatatattgtaatTACATACGGTGAAATCCGAAGAAATCAAAACCTCTTCTTTAACCAACATGACAGTGGTTTGGCTGGTTAAGGATGGCTTTGGGGCTGTCTTATAGAGCATTATGGCAGTATGGTTCCGTCGTGGTGGCACTGGCATGCTGACTGATAGATAATGCAGTTATTTTTGTtggtataaattgaattgactTGTTGGGAACCCAGCACAACCATTTATTTCTTAGTCTAATATCTCAATTAGTAGCATTTCTTTCTGCAGTTTAAAGTAGTACATTTTTTCCCCCGACACAAAAGGCAATCTGAAACAAAGTTGACAGCCCATGCACCCTTCAACACCTTTACATGTTTCATTTGATTGCTCCTTGATGATCGCCCACACTGCCAAATTATAACCAAAAAATGCTATCCAGAACAGCAAATTAAATGCAGAATTCAACAGCCAACTATACTCAGGAacgtaattttttttccttttcacagAAGAAAATGTAATACGATCATGTTCAAATTTGAGTTAAAAGAAgcatataaattcattaaaaaaattaaaataaattgaagataTTTGTATACGACACATGTATGTATTTCAAGGTTTGAGAAAGTGACCTTAGAAGTGGGAAGGGCTGGTATAAATATATTCTGCTTAAAATGGGCCAAGTTTTATTGGTTTAGTGAGGAAATGGAGGGTTATTTTTCCCATGTTTAGAAATCAATCATCCCCTGTAATTAAGGCATGGGAAATTGAAGGTGGTTATGGGTCCATCCATCACATGCATCTCCTGCCCTTTGCTTTGCATGATTGCAGACTACTACattgtttttttatctttcttattCACCATATATATAACTACCAATAATCAAGTGTCACATGGTACTTATGTGAGCTCTCACCTCATCTAACCCAAAACATTAatggaattaattaaaatccaaatcaaCTTGCCTCCTCCACTTTTGTAAAAATGTTCCCATTTTGAATGATCCTTTTAACTCATTCTCTcccattttatattatttggatCCAAATTCAATATTTGAGGGTATGcattcatcattttacactttacTTACTGCTCTTCACTctccatttttccctttagtTTAATATTGTCAGGAAATACACTCCAAAAATGTAGACAGGTCATTGTCTCTGGACCATCAAAGGTTTGATTGGCCAGCACAAATGGCAttcattaaaagaaattaaaattcaaaccttaaaattaTTGGATGTCATTAAAAGTTTGAGGTAGGcatttatgaaaaagaaaaatatcatcaAGGTGTCAAGTTGATTatctttttggatttttctcTCAGTGTTTGGTAGATGAAAGTCATAAAAGATTATAGTGTGTTAAAAGAGGACTGAAAAGCCAAAGATGCAGTAACCACCGtattaagtaataaaaatagttttgttGTTCATCCAACATTatgcaattatttttttagccctacacatttaattaatacatGTGATTTAAGATTAAAACAAATGAACCTATAATACCAAAtattaatctataaaacaaaaagaaacaacgGATTtgaacattattatatttataaatgatgattaaacattaaatattgaCCATAAAAGTAAGTAATGGAAAAGAGCTGAACTCGGAATCATAAGGATGTAGGcctcaagaaaaataataaagaagaatCTCAACCACCCTCCATTTTCTTTCCTTATATAAGAAATCTGTATTGTCTTTAACCGTCACAAAGCTGCAACATCCAAAGAAACaacaacagaaaaaaaaaatggacaaGCTCTCTTGTTATCTTCTCTTGCTATTGTCGTTCTTTTGTTTTCGTTTGGATCTTTCATGGAGTCTAGAAACTAGGTTTAACCGAGCTCCCAATAATCAGGGTTCTTCAGACCTGGCTAACCTTGTGTACCACATGGGTCCAGTCCTTTCATCGCCTATCAAGCTGTACATAATCTGGTATGGTAACTGGAATTCAACCCACCAAGCTACTATTAGGGATTTCTTAAATTCCTTTTCTTCTCCAGCTCTTTCTCCTTCTGTTGCTGATTGGTGGAAAACTGTGAGGCTCTACACCGACCAGACAGGATCCAACATCACTGATAGCCTTTCCCTTTCGGGGGAATTCTTTGATTCAAGACTTTCCAATGGTGTTCGTCTAAATCGTTTATCAATGCAACACATCATCAAAAACGCAGTCACTTCCAAGCCAAGCCCACTGCCTCTCGATCCTCGCAATGGTCTCTATTTGGTGCTGACTTCATCTGATGTCCAGGTTGATGAATTCTGCAGGGCAGTTTGCGGCTTTCATTACTTCTCCTTCCCATCCATTGTTGGTGCCACGGTTCCTTATGCCTGGATTGGTTACAGTGGGACTCAGTGTCCAGGCGTGTGTGCCTATCCATTTGCCCGGCCTTTGGGGGCGCCACCGCCGAGTGCGATGGGAGGTAACGACATCATGCGCCCACCGAATGGAGATGCCGGAGTCGACGGGATGGTTAGTGTTATAGCTCACGAGCTAGCTGAATCGTCGAGTAATCCACTGGTGAATGCATGGTATGCTGGTGATAATCCAATTGCACCGGGTGAAATCGCAGACATGTGCCTCGGTTTGTACGGTTCAGGCGGTGGCGGTGGGTATGTGGGTAAAGTTTCCACGGATGCAGGGGGGAATGGCTACAATGTGAATGGAGTTAAAGGAAGAAGATTTTTGGTTCAATGGGTATGGGATCCTGTGAAAAAAAGATGCTTTGGACCTAATGCCATGGATTAAAAGTGCAGCACGTAAAGCAGTTTAACCTGTTTCTTGCTAGATGGGCAAGATGAAAAGACAGGCCCGCGGAAGCATAACGGAATTGGTCGGCAATGTAATAGAAAGAGTGAGCTACCTTCTTGATAAATATTGTATGTACTTTTAAGAAAAGAGCGACAGGGATGACGATCCTTTGCTTGTATAATTCGCATTTACTTTTCGTGTATGTTAGCAGcacaatttgaataaataaataactctaatttggatttgaatttataatttatgaaaataattttttatttgagaattaaaatatttgaaatttaggatTTTGAATTAATCCAAATGGGAATATAAATTCATTGATtggataatttaaatttagatttaaattttaactaattctaaatcttaaaaatatatttttaatttaattatttaggaGAATTTTGAACATGGTTGTTTGAACTGGACTGGACTAACCAGTCGGATCGAGAACCAACCAGGGTACTGTTTTGGAGAAAGGTATTAGACCGGTTGACTTGAAAATTGATACAGACCAGTTGATTGGGCGGTTGAACCTattgaaccaatttttttaatattttaatgatttatttaataaaatcgGAAGGACCAGTCAAACTAATCATACAAATCAAATCGAACAAACTGATTGGGCCAGCAAATTGATGACCTAATCAGTTCGACTACTAGTTCAGTTTTGAAATTTGGATCGACCCAGCTAGTCAGACCGATTACACTAGGCTTAAGTGGACTtaggtataaattaaaaaccaagagtttaaaattaaaattgtggaAACTatggtataaattaaaattttgaatatttatattctattaaattaaatgcatgaaGCTTCGTCGTTGTTTCCAAATTCGAATTGGATCAAGAATCGATCGAGATACAAGTCCGAAATAAGGGGTCAGATTGGTTGACTTGTGAATTGGTTGAACTGGTCAAACCGACGATTGAACCGATTtgatctatttttaaatttttttatttttattaatttattcaattaaatcaattgGATTAGTCGAACCAGTTAAACCAAGAACTGGTGGTCTAATCAGTTCGCTGCTTCAATTCACAGAACATTGAGCTTAGTTAATGAtatattataagtaaaattaattatttatcatttaaattttgaaagaaatgtgaaagaagagagaataaaaaagttttaatcaatgttgaattttgaaaattccaagttttaaaataaattttaaaattcaaaatttaactctTATCAAAATTAGACTTATATTtactcaaaattcaaatttaattatccaaaaaaaataaattttcaaatagaaaTCCATTTACTTTTACCCAAATCATGATTTCGAAACAGGCCATAACATAAATCAACTGTGAAATCATAGGATCTATCAAATGAAACACCAGTGACTTTTGCCTGGTATCCTTGTCTTCACAATACCCGACCAACTTCCATTACTTTAGCATTTGGCTTTCTCTATTGAGGAAGTTTTGGACACAATGCTAACTACAATTCACGAGAATCTAACATTGGATATCACTCAGCAACATGTCAATGTAATAACTTGGATGTTGATGGATCAAAATGACTTTTTAATAAAGAAACCAATTCTATTCATTAGGCAACCATGTCTTACTTGCACAACGGCCAAAGGCATATATTACCAGCTGAGCTATTTAATTggcaaataaaattacaaaagatcAACTTTGACTTGGTTGGGGAGCCTAACCATTGGCAAAAATGGAGGAACGAGATTATAGAGACTTTACAACTATGTTGATttctaacatgaaattgaaaacctaaaaacaTCATAAACCATTTTGTGACCGTCGGTTAAAAAATAATTGCTTTGATTAATTCTTTGGCAACACCAAAGAGAGATGTGAAATTCACAACAATTCGGAGCAATGAATACATGGATGGTTAATAAGCCTGGCTACGAGGCTCTTTGGCTCTGGAATGAGCGCAGACGTCAAGCTGTTCCAGAAATGAAACGTCACAGACTCGGTCAGAATCCTGTTGAATAAAGCATCTTGCTGCAATTTCTCAGATTCCGTCGTCGGTGAAACAAAGTATctgttttttatccaaattagtAATTGCAGAAGAGAACAATTTATAACTTAACATGAAAAGAAGTCAACTAGTTAAAGTGCAAAGAATCGCAAGGCAAGGTAGAGAAAATGTTAACATGCAAACTGtaaaaatttccttttcataAATGCAAGTTAGTGTGTTCCTTGAGGATCACAGTTATAAGGTAATACCTTTTGTTGGCTATGGAACACTTGCTGCAAGAGCAGGCCATTGACAATCTGTTTTATGGTAAAAGTGGGTGTTTTTTCTAGGTTCTAACAGAGTTCGGCAAACTGCGAGAAACAAACTTACTAAAGCTATTGAAATATAAAGGAGATGGTCAAATGACTAAATGTTCatcctaaaataataactctTCTTGGAACCATCTACACCTGGAAATCCAAGGATCTACTTATTTAAAGTGTGGTTCTAGGCATATAGCCAAAACATGGCAAAATAGTGCGTTTACTAGAATAGAGATATCCCAAAAAGAAGATATAACAAAAGGAATCACCTTCCCACAAACTAATCAATCACCGTGGAGAAGCAGAAAAAAAAGGCAGTAGGAGAAGAAAGTTGGAGTTGGGGGAGCATGGAGAGCATCACTAGTCAGATTTTGCAATAATAAGAACAAAATATACATATGCTTAGAAACATGTACATGGATGGTTTCATGTTTATTCGTGCATACATGCATATTGCCTAAAGTGACttggaattgtaaattttacGAGAGACATGCATTTATCATTTCCAAGAGATGGGATGTATATGGGATGGTACCTTATAATATGCTGAGAACTAATAGGGAAGAAAACAGCGGAAGGTTGCACATTCAACTCTGGCCGTTTGATGGATATGTTCTTTTCATTCGAAAACCTTTTTGCAACTCTTGATAGAAGATCAGCCCCATTCCATCTCAATCGGGTATCATCATACGTCAAATAGAACTCATTCAAACACTCCATTATAAAAGGACTGCACGAATGCAAATATCCAAGATTGATTTAATTGCTGGTATAAGAAAAACCAACAATCTACCAAAACCATataaaaacgaaaagaaaaaacaatataaatttcTCTACTTCGGAGGTGCCCTTCCAAAACCCCAGAGTGTAGCTCTCCTACAATCCCTCCCACCCAAAACTTTGAGGGAGAGACTTTCATTTCAGAAACTAGATATAAATTATAGACCAAAATATACGTCTAGTCATTAGAACATGCCTCAACACAGAATAAAACAGATATAGCtttctattataaaaattattcgAAGAAAGGAAACAAGAAGAAgagctttttcttttgaaagaaatgaatatgataaaaccaaaaaattgcAGCATCATGTTGAGAAGATGACACAACAGCTTCAAGTAGTAAAACTCTTAAAATACTCAAACTACCAAAGCCCTTCCAACGAATAGCAACTTTAAAGTAATACTCCAGAAAACAAATGCAATCcaagaattaataaaaaatatttttattacttgaaAAATCCAAGCACAAGCAACACTAGTTTCAACCAAgccaaaaacttgaaaaaataattgagaACATAAAAAACAGTGCAACATTTACCTCTCCTTTCTAAATGCCATTAAAGCTCCATTCAAAGAGCTTCCTTGATCTTCAAGGCCCACAGAATTATTGAGTGCCAATAACGGTTTCAGAACTATAATGTCAGAATCAAGATAAATGCCACCATATCTGCAAAACAGATATCGGAAGACAAGCAGGAATAAGGGTACAGGGAAAACAAAAACTGTAAACATTGAAGCTAAAAGGTAGCAGTCTACCGACTGAAGTCAGTCATGTAGCCACCTATTAAAACCAATGATTTAGAAAGTTCAACTTAAGCAGAAAGAAATAAGAGATTGTCATAAATTCTCTATGTCGTGCTCCAACTAGGAGTAATAATTAACATTTACCATACTAAAAACAAGAGAACTGAGCTCAAAACTCCAAATAGAACCGTGATCCTCAACATTGAGTAAGGGAGACTGCTTCCCTTCTGCACCACTTTAAGCTTTTGATTTGACGGTTAGTTACTTTTACCCCTCAACAATGTGCCCATAAAAGTTAAGCACATTTAGAATGTGCTAGGTTGAGTTGAGTGGAAAAGAGAAAGGATTGAAAGAGGGAGTGGAAaagtagaaagaaaataaattttgaatgtgGTAGGTATATactataacaataataataaaagggaaAACGGATGAATTTTGATGTACCAACAAATTTAATGCCTTAGTTTATCTATAAATCtcaaatataaactataacaataataataaaagggaaAACAGATGAATTTGACTACCAGAAAAGAGCATAATCCATTGAAACAAGACCTGATTTCCAACATGTATTGCAGCAAATTGATAAAAACAACTCAAAATTGCATCCTAAACTTCACAAAAATATGTGCACAGATGAGCAAGCTTACTTGTAAAGAGTATAATTCATTGAACAACCAAGATCCAGTTTCCAATATTTATGGAAGCAAATTaatgaaacaatttaaaattgcATCCTAGACGTCACAAAAGTATGTAAATAGATGAGCAGGCTTACTTGTAAAGAGCAGCAAGTCGAACGAGCTCACTATAATGGATAGTATAGAACTTTGTCTTTCTCCATTTAAACCACACAGATGCAAATACATGGGTGGGTGTATCTTTCAACAATTCATCAAGGTTTGGCATTGCTACAGCAACTTTGTAACTGTGCAGGCACAAGAAACCATTTATAGAAGCATTGGTATGATAAATCAAAATGCAGAACCAGAACAAAACTTACCCATCTTTCAAAAAGCTGTCTTTGAAGAAATCAAGCTCAACCGTTTCGGAGAACACTAAGACACAAGCATCTCTATGCTGAGCAAGCAGACTCTCTAGCCCCCTTTGGTGCCTAACACTATACATCCATGGAGGGGAATTCCATATTATAAAAACTCTCATATCACACTTCCCTTTCTTAAAAAATGCATCCACAAAATCTGTAAAAGACAACCTTGAGTCCAATCCAGGATAGTAACCCCATCTCTTTCCATCCGCATATATATGGCCTGAAAACTCAGTGTTAGTCTTATAAGTCTCCAAATCTCCATTCTTGACCTCATTCTTCCTAATTCTACTTTCATTCCTATTTGTATTTGAACTCAAATCTTCACTACTACTACTTTCTCTTTCGCTTAACACATTCCTcgcattttcatttttcttactCTCACTGCCTTTCTTAACCTTCAAGCCCGTCTCGGAAATCCCCAAGGGCTTCTTCCCAGTAAAAGGGACCTTCTTAAACTCACTCAAAATCCACTTCTGCACCATTTTATCCCCTCTAGTCAAGCCAGTAGCACCAACCCCGTCAGGGTCTTGCAGCAAAGGATTATTCAAAGGATTCAAAATCTCCAAATTCGACTTAAACATTCTATCCCTTCTCAAAAAATCACTTTTCTTATCAAACCAATCACCCCATTTCTCCCTCAAAGGGTTCACTTTTCTCCCAGCAACTTTCTTGACCAGCAAAGCATCTTCAATACTTTCCACTTCAGTCATCTTGCTCCTAACTTCCTCATCCAATGGGATATCATCGGATCCAAAGGTTGCCTTAATTTTGACATCTTCCCCCGAAAACCCTTCGTTCAAAAACCCTCCATCGTAATCCCAATCTTGAATCGAACGTTTATTGAAAGCTCTTCTGATTGATCCACTTAAATGGTCGAAATAAAAATGCCCAGACGAAAAGATCTTGTCTTTTTTATTCATAGTCGTGATTTCTTGCTCCTCTTGCTCGATCTCATTGTTGTTGTCGTCTTCGGTTATGTCGTTTTCTTCGAGAGTATCGAGTTCGTCAATTTTGTCGTCGGTTGAGGAGGTGATGGTGGTGGTGGCGACGTCTTCGGAGTCGGAGAGGAGAGGGATGGAGTGGAAAACCGCGTCGTTGTTATCTTCGGAGGAGTGGTGGGGATACATGTGGGATTTGGAAGAGAGGGAAAGGCGGCTGTAGAGAACAGATACTGAAAATAAGAGGAGAAGAGCTGAGATCACAGCACATACCTGTGCGCCGTAACGTGGCCGCCGCCGAGATCGGAGATTCCGAATCATTTTCCCCCCGCCGTTGAACTCTTAGCGAATTCCGGCAATGGATAAAAGAGAAGACGGAGTGCGACAGTGCAGAAAGTTCCTAGCCTTCACCTGGAGCATTTGGCTATCGTGggaaattaacatatttttctatgttcTAACCAAATTTGTAAAATCTGTTTATAAGGGGTAACTTCTGCGTAACGTTACGCAATTTTGgtaaccatttttaaaattgtattaatttgcAGGTTAAAAAAAATCGCTAATATgtaaaaaaagaattttcaaataaaataaatcaccTTTTTAACAATGCAAACTACTATGGATTATGcgcttaaaattattttttggattaattaattattttaatttttatggtttagtttttaatttaaaattaaaatttaattcttgacTCCATTAAAATTATTCTGTTAATTTTACTAGTAGATAATCAtgttacaaaaaataatattgtaatggatctaaatttaacaacaaattttaaggatgttaataatttttaaaattagtatcgacattttaattacaataaaatattttagttaactaatagcattataaatattgatgtatcaaattatgtcaaaaattaaagtaagaagattaaatcttaaatttaaatatagtataatgacaatattatattttggcccttttatatcattttaaagaatagaatgatcaaaattaaaatttaaccattattattaataatataaaaaagtaaaaacactTGTAGAAAAAAAGaccttttcttttatatatagtattataaattaaagtacACAAACTTTTAAAATGTGACTTTTACCAACACAATTAAGGATGCGTTTGTttgcatgtaaaatatttttcgtaaaatattttcattattttactgATGTTTATTTGATGGAAAATGAAATATCAAAGGAAATCATTctccaaacaaaaaaaaaaggtaaaatcaaggctttttttaagaaaaatgtattaccaattttttttctgt
This sequence is a window from Gossypium raimondii isolate GPD5lz chromosome 5, ASM2569854v1, whole genome shotgun sequence. Protein-coding genes within it:
- the LOC105769580 gene encoding uncharacterized protein At4g19900 is translated as MIRNLRSRRRPRYGAQVCAVISALLLLFSVSVLYSRLSLSSKSHMYPHHSSEDNNDAVFHSIPLLSDSEDVATTTITSSTDDKIDELDTLEENDITEDDNNNEIEQEEQEITTMNKKDKIFSSGHFYFDHLSGSIRRAFNKRSIQDWDYDGGFLNEGFSGEDVKIKATFGSDDIPLDEEVRSKMTEVESIEDALLVKKVAGRKVNPLREKWGDWFDKKSDFLRRDRMFKSNLEILNPLNNPLLQDPDGVGATGLTRGDKMVQKWILSEFKKVPFTGKKPLGISETGLKVKKGSESKKNENARNVLSERESSSSEDLSSNTNRNESRIRKNEVKNGDLETYKTNTEFSGHIYADGKRWGYYPGLDSRLSFTDFVDAFFKKGKCDMRVFIIWNSPPWMYSVRHQRGLESLLAQHRDACVLVFSETVELDFFKDSFLKDGYKVAVAMPNLDELLKDTPTHVFASVWFKWRKTKFYTIHYSELVRLAALYKYGGIYLDSDIIVLKPLLALNNSVGLEDQGSSLNGALMAFRKESPFIMECLNEFYLTYDDTRLRWNGADLLSRVAKRFSNEKNISIKRPELNVQPSAVFFPISSQHIIRYFVSPTTESEKLQQDALFNRILTESVTFHFWNSLTSALIPEPKSLVARLINHPCIHCSELL
- the LOC105768970 gene encoding pentatricopeptide repeat-containing protein At4g19890; the protein is MILRQHGIKPRLSPNPLFILNQSYLHFSTNPIDAQSPFPSSETQSFVKTICSQVYESYQQQAFSRFSPPRLNLNINPYSLTHEQAISIVAFLANESGSMVALSFFYWALDIYIFKRFMRLYIVTATSLIKNGNFDRANEVMQCLVRNFSEIGRLKEAVGMVFEMQNHGLKLNAETFNCILGVGLEMGLLDYLEKVFDEMSERGVCGDFCSYKLMVVGYCRMGRVSEVDKWLKEMLERGFIVDNATCTLVISLFCDKGFANRALWYFDKMVKMGFKPNLINYSCLINGLCEKGSIKQAFGKLEEMVREGWKPNVYVHTALIDGLCKKGWTEKAFRLFLKLVRSDKYKPNVHTYTSMICGYCSEEKLNRSEMLLSRMKEQGLVPNTNTYTTLINGHCKMGSFDRAYELMRVMDKEGFTPNIYTYNAIICGLCKRGRVQEAYELLRNGLLHGLQADRVTYTILITEQCKQANTELAMAFFGKMIKVGLLPDMHSYNTLIAAFCKKKEMKESENLFEEALRLGLVPTKETYTSMISGYCRAGNLSLGLKFFNKMSDHSCVPDSITYGTLISGLCRESRLEEACQLYETMMDKGLSPCEVTRLTLAYEYCKKDDSAIAMVMLERLEKKLWMRTVNTLIRKLCSEKKVGIAALFFHRLLDKDRNVDRVTLAAFVTACYETDKFALVSDLNERISKGIG
- the LOC105768972 gene encoding protein EXORDIUM-like 7, whose protein sequence is MDKLSCYLLLLLSFFCFRLDLSWSLETRFNRAPNNQGSSDLANLVYHMGPVLSSPIKLYIIWYGNWNSTHQATIRDFLNSFSSPALSPSVADWWKTVRLYTDQTGSNITDSLSLSGEFFDSRLSNGVRLNRLSMQHIIKNAVTSKPSPLPLDPRNGLYLVLTSSDVQVDEFCRAVCGFHYFSFPSIVGATVPYAWIGYSGTQCPGVCAYPFARPLGAPPPSAMGGNDIMRPPNGDAGVDGMVSVIAHELAESSSNPLVNAWYAGDNPIAPGEIADMCLGLYGSGGGGGYVGKVSTDAGGNGYNVNGVKGRRFLVQWVWDPVKKRCFGPNAMD